From Triticum aestivum cultivar Chinese Spring chromosome 4A, IWGSC CS RefSeq v2.1, whole genome shotgun sequence, a single genomic window includes:
- the LOC123084854 gene encoding MADS-box transcription factor 1 isoform X2, whose protein sequence is MGRGKVEIRRIENKTTRQVTFTKRRNGLLKKAYELSLLCDAEVALIIFSGGGRLFEFSSSSCMYKILERYRTCNYNSPEATPPAENENKVLLDELYDLKSKEQELLDQNKDLRKKLHDISCAENALHMSWQDGGHGSSSGHAIKTTYPGLLQRPEHDSSMQIGYHQLNNEDMAPQRLDGHLGSFAGWI, encoded by the exons atgggTCGGGGAAAGGTGGAGATCAGGCGGATCGAGAACAAGACAACCCGGCAGGTGACGTTCACCAAGCGCCGGAACGGGCTGCTCAAGAAGGCCTACGAGCTCTCGCTGCTCTGCGACGCCGAGGTCGCCCTCATCATCTTCTCCGGCGGCGGCCGCCTCTTCGAGTTCTCCAGCTCCTCATG CATGTACAAAATACTTGAGAGATACCGCACCTGCAACTACAACTCACCAGAAGCAACCCCTCCAGCAGAAAATGAA AATAAAGTATTACTTGATGAGTTATATGACCTGAAAAGTAAG GAGCAAGAATTGCTGGATCAAAACAAAGACCTGAGGAAGAAG TTGCATGACATCAGCTGTGCCGAGAATGCGCTCCATATGTCATGGCAAGATGGAGGGCACGGTAGCTCCAGTGGGCATGCCATCAAGACTACTTATCCGGGACTGCTGCAACGCCCGGAACATGATTCCTCCATGCAAATTGG GTACCATCAGCTGAACAACGAAGACATGGCTCCACAGCGCCTTGATGGACACCTTGGATCTTTTGCAGGTTGGATATGA
- the LOC123084854 gene encoding MADS-box transcription factor 1 isoform X1 produces MGRGKVEIRRIENKTTRQVTFTKRRNGLLKKAYELSLLCDAEVALIIFSGGGRLFEFSSSSCMYKILERYRTCNYNSPEATPPAENEINYQEYLKFKTRLEYLQSSQRNILGEDLGPLTMRELEQIENQIDISLKHIRTRKNKVLLDELYDLKSKEQELLDQNKDLRKKLHDISCAENALHMSWQDGGHGSSSGHAIKTTYPGLLQRPEHDSSMQIGYHQLNNEDMAPQRLDGHLGSFAGWI; encoded by the exons atgggTCGGGGAAAGGTGGAGATCAGGCGGATCGAGAACAAGACAACCCGGCAGGTGACGTTCACCAAGCGCCGGAACGGGCTGCTCAAGAAGGCCTACGAGCTCTCGCTGCTCTGCGACGCCGAGGTCGCCCTCATCATCTTCTCCGGCGGCGGCCGCCTCTTCGAGTTCTCCAGCTCCTCATG CATGTACAAAATACTTGAGAGATACCGCACCTGCAACTACAACTCACCAGAAGCAACCCCTCCAGCAGAAAATGAA ATAAATTACCAAGAATATCTGAAGTTCAAGACCAGACTTGAATATCTTCAAAGTTCACAAAG AAATATTCTCGGTGAGGATCTGGGCCCACTTACCATGAGGGAGCTTGAGCAAATTGAGAACCAAATAGACATATCTCTCAAGCATATCAGGACAAGAAAG AATAAAGTATTACTTGATGAGTTATATGACCTGAAAAGTAAG GAGCAAGAATTGCTGGATCAAAACAAAGACCTGAGGAAGAAG TTGCATGACATCAGCTGTGCCGAGAATGCGCTCCATATGTCATGGCAAGATGGAGGGCACGGTAGCTCCAGTGGGCATGCCATCAAGACTACTTATCCGGGACTGCTGCAACGCCCGGAACATGATTCCTCCATGCAAATTGG GTACCATCAGCTGAACAACGAAGACATGGCTCCACAGCGCCTTGATGGACACCTTGGATCTTTTGCAGGTTGGATATGA